From Triticum aestivum cultivar Chinese Spring chromosome 4A, IWGSC CS RefSeq v2.1, whole genome shotgun sequence, a single genomic window includes:
- the LOC123088261 gene encoding uncharacterized protein, which produces MATPTDEPTITMETCGDVSDDPTMETIGVLSDVPIVSKSLPTGAISANFKVTRGFGGIAENAKVNIDRLYLRQIMTGWEANQSDVIKPNTVTGLGKTVVNNWGIYDGPGSKAKLVAKTHGMHTFAGKWSNWFTLVFVVERFEASTLQVMGANDEDEADNEWAIVGGTGEFTMARGIIQRRVYSVTDSTLTHALTIEFFCRMKEVVPSPTKRGTVGGNRGTLPWEMEGKSQRLENVTIYHVGAVEGFQFSYVDEGGKICTTDTWGRVHPDPLRKTEIKFGPSEFVKKINGAQRGGEGWLSKFEIVTTHKTYGPFGSDNGAPHFNYTVPEDETVVGFFANTDNIFVTSIGVYTI; this is translated from the exons ATGGCCACACCCACCGATGAACCCACCATCACCATGGAGACCTGCGGCGACGTCTCCGACGACCCCACCATGGAGACCATCGGTGTCCTCTCCGATGTTCCCATTGTGAGCAAAAGCCTCCCCACAGGCGCCATCTCCGCCAATTTCAAGGTCACTCGTGGCTTCGGTGGAATCGCGGAGAACGCCAAGGTGAACATCGACAGGCTGTATCTGCGCCAGATCATGACGGGCTGGGAGGCGAATCAGTCGGATGTGATAAAGCCCAATACTGTGACTGGGCTAGGTAAAACTGTTGTGAACAACTGGGGGATCTATGACGGCCCTGGCTCCAAGGCGAAACTGGTAGCCAAAACGCATGGCATGCACACATTTGCCGGCAAATGGAGCAATTGGTTCACCCTGGTGTTTGTGGTCGAAAG GTTCGAAGCGTCCACTCTTCAGGTTATGGGAGCTAATGATGAGGATGAAGCAGATAATGAGTGGGCCATTGTAGGTGGGACCGGTGAATTCACAATGGCTCGCGGTATCATCCAGAGAAGAGTATATAGTGTAACAGACAGTACATTAACACATGCGCTTACTATTGAATTCTTCTGCCGCATGAAGGAG GTCGTCCCTTCACCTACAAAGAGAGGAACAGTTGGTGGAAATAGAGGCACCCTGCCTTGGGAAATGGAAGGCAAATCCCAACGTCTAGAAAATGTGACAATCTACCATGTAGGTGCAGTTGAAGGGTTTCAATTTTCCTACGTTGACGAAGGCGGGAAAATCTGCACCACTGATACTTGGGGTCGAGTACATCCTGATCCTTTGCGCAAGACCGAA ATAAAGTTTGGCCCATCAGAGTTTGTGAAGAAGATCAATGGGGCTCAGAGAGGAGGCGAGGGCTGGCTGTCAAAATTTGAGATCGTCACCACCCACAAAACGTATGGTCCTTTTGGAAGTGACAACGGCGCTCCACATTTCAACTATACCGTGCCGGAGGACGAGACCGTGGTGGGCTTCTTCGCAAACACTGATAACATTTTCGTCACTTCGATTGGTGTTTACACCATCTAA